The DNA segment GAGCACCTTATTCTCAGGATCTCCAATTCCACTAAGAAAttctggagaaacttctttaccctgtagagtggttagaatgtggaattaaaaacagaaagtgttggaaatacttagcaagtctggcagtatccatacagagagaaacagaactaatggccagaattttatgattTCCCTCCTCCAgcacgccccccccgccccccccagagagcaggctggtggcagggtgCATAAAATGGACTGGGAGGCTGCTGGGACCCTTCCCAACCCTCTCCTGCCTCCACTGCCAATTTACATGTGGCGGCGGCAGCGAGttatggcccacccaccccaggccaatcaaaccgcttaagtagccaattaatggccactgaagggcctccgcccgccgtcACGGTGATTTTACGGTTGGCTGGTGGGCAGCTGGGGCCTCAGTGAAGCCACTTGATAAAACAAGGTGGCCTTCTGGCAGTCTGGAGGGCGGAGAACTtcctgattggacaccctgtgccccacggagggccgtcCCCTGTCCCCCTAACTGAcctccccttgccttgctggggtcaCTCTGCCCCCAAGACCTTACCTCTTTTCTGGTACGCTCCATCATGTTCATCCTGCAGttaggtgtagtcccagcagtggccgccgctcccagaggcgctgctggaactaagagctgccggcccactgattggccggcagctccattaggtgggacttcctgcctcaatgaggcatAAGTCGCGCCCAAGAGGAGTTAAGGGCCTGGTGactgtaaaatccagtctggatctcCAGGCCCGGCAGTGGTGGGACTGCCACCAACTTTTCGGCtcagcgtaaaatccagcccagtatttcaggtctgtgatctttcatcagaactgacaaaagttaggaatgtaataaactttgagcaagtgaaagtggggaacGGGGGAGGCGAGGGAAAGaaaaacaaaaggcaaggtgtgtgatagggcaggggaGATTCCATGACAGATGTCATGCAATAAAAAGCAAAGGGGGTCTTAATTGTTATAGTAGAAGACAAAGCAtaagtccagagagaatgttagtggcagaataatgaacatctctgtttgaaagcaaaaacatgaaaaacaagtttaagacaggcacatggttaaaaaataaaaaaaagaaaaaagaaaaaaaattggaagtcatgctctgaaattgttgaactcaatgaggtgctgttcctcaagtggAACTTGCTACAACATGGAGAAATTAAGGTGAATAGCAtattgcatttaaggggaagctagttaaaTAAATGAGGGACTGAGGAATAGAAGGTTATAGGATTAGATAAAATAGGATGGAAGAGGCATGTGTGAGGCTTAAACATCAGCATAGATCAGTTGgaacaaatggcctatttctgtgctgtaaattctatgtaattaatGCATTTTGTTCCTGAGGGTGTGATGAAGTCCTGTATAACTTTTGGAGGTCCACTAAATGTGAATGCACTGGGATTTGTGAGGATATGATAGGGTGCTGTATAAATACTGTTTGGGAGATCCTGTGGATGTGACAAAGTGCCGTATAACTACACTTCAGGACATTCTGAGACTTATTACAAGTACtggataaatgcaagttccttcttaccATATCTTTTATAACCATACAGATTGTACAGCATTTGCTTTCTGCACTTGTAGGGTAACATTTTAATGAGCAGGTAACCACAAAAGATTAACTGCAACTAAAAGCCATCTTAACTTCAAAAATCACAGTATTCAATCGTTATAAGTAAATACTTCATCAGGGTTATTTGGGAAAAAAGATGAGCAGATCTGCATCTAGAGAAGGACTTTGTTTGTGAATCCAACAGCCCTGAGCTGAAATGGACACCGCTATTCATGTTTCTGTTATTTTTCCTTTGCAGGCACGCACATTGGTTTGTGCAGTGATGGCTGACTGGAGTGTTTTGGGCAATATCCTGGAACAGGTGCAGGAGAATTCCACTATGGTGGGCAAAGTGTGGCTGACTGTCCTCTTCATCTTCCGAATCCTTATTTTGGGGACGGCTGCAGAGTCCTCCTGGGGTGATGAGCAATCTGACTTTCACTGTGACACACTACAGCCTGGTTGTGAAAATGTATGCTACGATAAGGCTTTTCCCATCTCCCACATCAGATATTGGGTCCTTCAAATCATATTTGTTTCAACCCCCTCTCTTATCTATTTGGGTCATGCCCTCCACATTGTGCGTATGAGCGAGAAGCAAaagtttaaagaaaaaaataatCACACCAACAAAAATGGTGAACCCCTCTTCCAAGATAAAGAATATTTAGAAAAAAAGGCCAAAGTGCCAACAAAAGATGATACGGCTGGCAAAATTAAACTGAAAGGAGCTTTGCTATGTACATATGTCTGCAGCATACTAATTCGGACTATAATTGAAGTGGCTTTTGTAGTTGGTCAGTATCTAATCTATGGAATTTTTCTGAAACCAATGTATCATTGCTACCGATGGCCTTGTCCTAACTTTGTCAACTGCTACTTATCCAGGCCTACAGAGAAAAACATCTTCATAATATTTATGTTTTCAGTGGCAGGGCTTTCCCTTTTACTTAGTCTGGCTGAATTGCATCATCTGGGATGGAAGAAACTCAAGGAAGGATTAAGCAACAAATATCACTTGCAATCTTCTTCTCAGGCTGCCAAGTTCCAGAAGGATCCTGGATCTCAAACAGTATATCAAAATGAGCTGAAGCAATCCTCACCCTATAGCTGCACACCTCCTCCTGGTTTCAATCAATGTTTGGTGCCCCACAGTGATGGATATAATCCTTTCTGTAACAAGCTAGCTAGTCAACAAAACTGTGACAATTTTgcaacagaaagagatagagggcACAATGATATACCAAATGGACCATTTCTTCAATTGAATTATACGCAAGATTGTGAGGCTCCAAATACATCAGCTGCGGAAATGAGAAATGAAAGTTTGTGCAAAGATAAACGACGCCTAAGCAAGTGTAGTCGATCAAGTAGCAAAGCAAAGTCAGATGACCTGACAGTATAGAGGTAATTTTGTGAGGCAAAGGTCCCCTCATAGAATCTCACGAGACAGGAGTTGAAGGGAGGGCtacaatttaaataagggcaattctgTGACCCATGCTCCCATCTTGAAAGGCTGTAGGACAAGAATGAAGCTTTACAAAGTTACCCCTTTTAAGTGACTCCTCCAAATTTTCTCAAATCCATCTAACACTGGCACAACCAACCTTGTCTCGTATAAGGTTTTATGGAATGGTTAAATTCTAAGTTACATGTGTTTTTATTAGAGTGATAAACATCTCTTGAATTTTTAAACCATGCTAAGGAAATTAGAAAAAGATCAGTTATACTACTCATTTAATGTCGGTCCAGTTTATACATCAGGGATAACATTTTCACCTCATCACCTAGCTGTACCAGgccaattttcattccattgattttaATGGCATTAAAATCAAGCGGCATCTAGAACATGTGGGTGATCAGTTCTTTCATATTACCGCCCAGGCAATGAAGGTGAAATTATGAATTTCTGAATCTCTGCTAatattataatctgttacattcaatgACTTCATTTGTTAAATGGCACAACATAAATGGTTttgttgtaaaaaaaaagttctgttgTCCTGTTCATTTTGGGTGCAGATGGAGGAATGTTttaacaggattttttttttaaatgtactcTTTAGCTACTTGGTAAGCATACAAAATAGCACAAACATTTAGGTCCATATGTTTGCATGGTAAGCAGGCCTTTTCTAAAAAACTGAAAAGCCAAGGTGAAGGCCAAGTCCCACTTGGGACAGGAAATCAACAAGATTGAAAGAGACAAGGCTAACAGTGCAGGATATCTACAGGGGAAATGGTTAAGACCCACAATGCAGGAGATCAACAAGCCAAAGGGACAAGGTCCACAGGACAGTATATCTACACAGTGAAGGGATAAAGTCCACAGTGTAGGACATCAACAGGGTGACAGGCCAAGACCTACAGTGCCCGACATCAGTATGAAAAGAATATAAGAGTGTAGAGATATATTTTCTGCTTGGTGCAGTTCACATTACAAATGCTAAccatgttagagtcatagagtcttagagttaaacagcacagaaacaggcctttcggcccatcgtgtcagtgccggccatccatcacccaactattctaatcccatattcctgctcttggcccatagccttgtatgcgatggcgtttcaagtgctcatctaaatacttcttaaatgttgtgagggttcctgcctccaccaccttttcaggcagtgcgttccagattccaaccacccgctgggtgaaaacatttttcctcaaatcccctctaaccctcctgccccttaccctaaatctatgccccctggttcttgaacccctccactaagggaaaacgtttcttctcatctaacctatcaatgcccctcataatacactcaatcatgtcccccctcagccttctctgctccaaggaaaacaaccctagccttttcagtctctcttcatagctgaaatgctccagtccaggaaacatcctggtgaatctcctctgcacccgctccagtgcaatcatatccttcctatagtgtggtgaccagaactgtacacagtactccagctgtggcctaactagcattttatacagctccatcataacctccctgctcttatatgcctcagctaataaaggcaagtatcccatatgccttcctaaccaccttatctaccagtgctgctgccttcagtgatctttggacaagtacaccaaggcccctctcaccttctgtacttcctaggctcctaccatccattgtatattcccttgccttgttagtcctcccaaaatgctcacgcttttctggattaaattccatttgccactgctccgcccatcttaccagcccatctatatctccctgtaatcctcactatttacaacaccaccaattttcatgtcatctgcgaacttactgatcatacctcctatattcatgtctaaatcattaatgtgcactacaaacagcaagggtcccagcgctGATTCCcgtgtacaccactgatcacaggcttccgattgcaaaaacagccctcgaccattaccctctgcctcttgccactaagccaattttggatccaatttgccaaattgccctggatcccatgggctcttatcttcttaaccaatctcccatgcgggaccttatcaaaagccttactgaagtccatgtatattacatcaactgctttaccctcatctacgcacctagccctcaaaaaattcaatcaaatttgttagacacgctgtgcccctgacaaagccatgctgactatccttgataatctctgcctctccaagtggagattaatcctgtccctcagaattttttccaatattttcccaacccctGATGTtatactcaccggcctgtaattacctggtttatccctgctacccttcttgaataatggtaccaaacCATATAAGAAATGTTCTTACAACATTTCTCTGTATGACATACTTAGGCAGTTGTTAGCTATTTATTTCAAAAGATTAATGCTGACCTAAAGACAGCACCCACAACACTGTACTGTGTGTTTTCAGAATTTTACATGAAATTTGTCAAATCAAgaatttgggtggcgcagtggttagcactgcagcctcacaactccagcaacccgggttcaattctgggtactgcctgtgtggagtttgcaagttctccctgtgactgcgtgacttttcgctgggtgttccggtttcctcccacagccaaagacttgcaggttgataggtaaattggccattataaattgcccctagtataggtaggggaattgtggggatgtggtaggaatataggattaatgtaggattagtataaatgggtggttgatggtcggcacagactcggtgggctgaagggtctgttttggtgctgtatctctaaataaataaaaataaataaagttaGGAATTTCTGATTAGTTGACACCCACTGGAGTTTACAGAGTCAGTGAGAGAGCATCTAGTTTGCATAATATGGTTGGGTGGGCACAAGTACCATTATGGGCACAACTTGTTTGCCCACCAACCTTATGCAATAGAAAAAATACAATGCCTTCCTGTCATTGCAGGTGGGGAAAGTGGCCCCTGGCTCTATCCATATCCCATTCAGCTCCCCTTTCATTGTGGGCTAGGCTGCTTCTTTAGCctgtacccaccacaccaccaccctcccacccacccctgCTTCAGGTAACCAGGTAAACCAGAATAACATGGTGGCATCCAACAGGTAATTTATAGATGTCAATGACATTTGTCTTGTGAAGAGGGGATGGAGGCTCCTCCCTTCACGAGACACAGGTCTTGTTATTGGTGGAGCAACTGGGTCTTGGCATTTTTGCGTAGGTTCCGGAAATCTCCAGCTACAGTTATGGCAGAAACTTTATGGATATTCAACATTTTAGAGCAAAGACAATAGTGAGAGAGGTAAGGAGTTCCAAAATTTTGAGGACTTGCAAAAAAATGGGTTAGTGCATGCAGTTCACGGATATTGGAATAGGAACGCAAatgggtcattcagcccctcaagcctgttcctccatccaatttgatcatggctgatctgtatgtcAACTCCATCATACcgtcttggttccataacccttaatctctGCCTAATAAAACTCTtaacaatttcagttttgaaattttctattgGCCTAGCCTCAATAGttttttgggagagagagttccagatttccattagccTTTATGTGAAGACATGATTCCTGTACAACCTAATTCCAATTTTAAGGTTAaaattctggacacccccaccaaaggaaatagtttctctttgtcAAACCTAATTAGGCGCCAATCAACCTTAGGTGGAATTTTATTGGAGTGGGGGGAGATCCCGACATTGGGACCATATGTGGGTCCTGAGTCATCAAGAGCAGGCAGCAGGACTGCATCAACGATTTTCCTGCAGGCGACCTCCTAATTGGTCGCCGCTGGGCCTGCCATCCAACTGAGGACGACGGGTGGGCTCGCCATGCTGCCGGCGCAATCAAAGCCCTGAAGCCTCAACAGCACCACCAGGAGAGGCGGTTATTGCTGAAGAATGCAGGAGACCTTGGGCCTACAGCAGGTAAGTttataaaaaaaattgttttaaagTCATGGGGCTTGTGTCAGAGGGCAAACCCGCTGAACAAATAGTTGGGGCTCGGGGAGCTGCCTTCCCTGCTTGTGGCCCCTTCTTTATTCCACAGCTTCTTGTCCCCTGGGCAGCCCCTCGGAGGTTGCCTCCATGCAGCCGGTGGCCTCTGCATCTGACGCTGTGGCCAATCCGCTGTTGGCAAAATGCCGGTGTCCTGGAAAGATGGTCCTTAATTGGGCCGTTAATCATTCAAATTGGCTGCCTTCCTCCATTTGGCAGGTAGCCATTCCGCACTCAGCCCGCTGCTGGAAAACTTCCCCAGTGGCATATTTGCAACTGGGGCCATCGCAACACAGCTCCCTGGAACTTCACCACCCAGCCCATCACCCAGGGCTGGGAAAATCCTCGCCCTCAATTAGATCACACTTTTGTCTTTTATACTCAATGGAATAGTAGCTTAGTCTATGCAACCAgagctcataatttaacccttataGCCtcagtatcattctagtgaattgctatgcactccttccaaggccaatatatcctcttTGAGGTGTAGTGCCAAGAACTGAACACAGGACTCTAAATAGATGCTAAGTCAGCCCTCTTgagatgaaggccaaaataccgttagcctttttaattatttattgTATCTACCCACAAGCTTTTAATGATTTCTGCACTTGggctcctaaatctctctgctcttccACAGTTCTTAGCTTCTTGCCAATTAGAAAATATTCTCATCGACCTTTCTGAGGTCAAAAGTggatctcacacttccccacattgaactccatctgccatagttttgcccgcTCAGTTTATCTATCAACTTTGCAACTTTCTGCCCCCAGCTGCAACATTAACTGTGACACTTCACTTGGGTTCATCAGCAATCTTCAATAATCGGCTCTTTATTCCTTCATCAGTGtgttataaatatagtgaaaagctgaggccctaaGTATAGATTTCTAGGGACACCACTGGTTACATTTAACCAATTGAAGTACATATCCCTTAGATCTGCCTcccaaaaacatagaaacatagaacataggagcaggagtaggccatttggccctttgagcctgctccgcatttcattatgatcatggctgatcatccaactcagtaacctgttcccactttcaccccataccctttgatccctttagacccaagagctatatttaactccttcttgaaaacatagtgttttggcctcaactgctttctgtggtagtgaattccaca comes from the Heterodontus francisci isolate sHetFra1 chromosome 6, sHetFra1.hap1, whole genome shotgun sequence genome and includes:
- the LOC137371483 gene encoding gap junction alpha-5 protein-like isoform X1, producing the protein MRYLQARTLVCAVMADWSVLGNILEQVQENSTMVGKVWLTVLFIFRILILGTAAESSWGDEQSDFHCDTLQPGCENVCYDKAFPISHIRYWVLQIIFVSTPSLIYLGHALHIVRMSEKQKFKEKNNHTNKNGEPLFQDKEYLEKKAKVPTKDDTAGKIKLKGALLCTYVCSILIRTIIEVAFVVGQYLIYGIFLKPMYHCYRWPCPNFVNCYLSRPTEKNIFIIFMFSVAGLSLLLSLAELHHLGWKKLKEGLSNKYHLQSSSQAAKFQKDPGSQTVYQNELKQSSPYSCTPPPGFNQCLVPHSDGYNPFCNKLASQQNCDNFATERDRGHNDIPNGPFLQLNYTQDCEAPNTSAAEMRNESLCKDKRRLSKCSRSSSKAKSDDLTV
- the LOC137371483 gene encoding gap junction alpha-5 protein-like isoform X2; this encodes MADWSVLGNILEQVQENSTMVGKVWLTVLFIFRILILGTAAESSWGDEQSDFHCDTLQPGCENVCYDKAFPISHIRYWVLQIIFVSTPSLIYLGHALHIVRMSEKQKFKEKNNHTNKNGEPLFQDKEYLEKKAKVPTKDDTAGKIKLKGALLCTYVCSILIRTIIEVAFVVGQYLIYGIFLKPMYHCYRWPCPNFVNCYLSRPTEKNIFIIFMFSVAGLSLLLSLAELHHLGWKKLKEGLSNKYHLQSSSQAAKFQKDPGSQTVYQNELKQSSPYSCTPPPGFNQCLVPHSDGYNPFCNKLASQQNCDNFATERDRGHNDIPNGPFLQLNYTQDCEAPNTSAAEMRNESLCKDKRRLSKCSRSSSKAKSDDLTV